One part of the Drosophila teissieri strain GT53w chromosome 3R, Prin_Dtei_1.1, whole genome shotgun sequence genome encodes these proteins:
- the LOC122619154 gene encoding major royal jelly protein 1, translated as MIRILVGVICVVLWSPVSQALTPGLQVAKQWKLHRYNFEPQAPVSDPNFFNPQNVLITGLAVTDDRIFVATPKLFSGVPSTVSWVSKAQFGDSPTLNAYPDWSFSNTGRSDFNCSDLILTSVYRLRVDSCNRIWLLDAGISRSLEDYEITCPPKILVVDLATDRVVRRIDFPPEVLRGESLFTNMVIDETTAKGCDDVFVYITDTVEPGIIVYDSGKDVTWRVSHPAMYPDPDFAQSEIHEHRFVLMDGVVGLTFDERTGVVYFQPLATDRVFSVHKNVLRAGPLPDGKMLDVKLVGKKSSQGIGLSVSPFDSSLIFSPLSETAIASWNPTTNQQSVLAFDRDQLQFVADITTTKSEPGVIYAIASKFHRFFLKNLNANEFNNRIVRLELPAGNSLLGHRVALPAPPTHNSLLNYGVYNTHGQASTNALQTYFTSPALTTPFTTKSPFKFETGGIVNYAARNPFTALNQGEAFPPSKATRDNYQRSYLDTLVGTTAPAATTRVVSVPPTAFSSRHSGYYYQRSTRSVDQQ; from the exons ATGATTCGCATCCTAGTTGGAGTGATTTGTGTGGTCCTTTGGTCGCCGGTAAGCCAGGCTCTAACCCCTGGCTTGCAGGTGGCCAAGCAGTGGAAACTCCATCGCTATAACTTCGAACCTCAGGCTCCGGTCTCCGACCCGAATTTCTTCAATCCCCAAAATGTGCTCATCACGGGCTTGGCTGTTACGGATGACCGGATATTTGTGGCCACGCCAAAGCTCTTCTCAGGAGTACCCTCGACTGTGAGCTGGGTTTCCAAGGCCCAGTTCGGGGACTCCCCCACCCTGAACGCCTACCCGGACTGGTCCTTCTCCAACACCGGACGCAGTGACTTCAACTGCAGCGATCTCATCCTGACTTCGGTTTACCGCCTGCGTGTGGACTCCTGCAACCGCATTTGGCTGCTGGACGCTGGAATTTCGCGATCCCTGGAGGATTACGAGATCACCTGCCCGCCAAAGATCCTGGTCGTGGATTTGGCAACGGATCGAGTGGTGCGACGCATCGACTTCCCCCCGGAGGTCCTGCGTGGAGAGTCCCTGTTCACCAACATGGTGATTGATGAGACGACGGCCAAGGGATGCGATGATGTGTTCGTCTATATTACGGACACCGTCGAGCCGGGAATTATAGTGTACGACAGTGGCAAGGACGTCACCTGGCGGGTTTCCCATCCAGCCATGTATCCTGATCCGGACTTCGCCCAGTCCGAGATTCATGAGCATCGCTTCGTTCTGATGGACGGAGTGGTCGGCTTGACTTTCGATGAGCGCACCGGTGTGGTTTACTTCCAGCCCTTGGCCACTGATAG AGTTTTCTCCGTGCACAAGAATGTCCTGCGTGCGGGTCCTTTGCCAGACGGCAAGATGCTGGACGTGAAACTGGTGGGCAAGAAGAGCTCCCAAGGCATTGGCCTCTCCGTATCGCCGTTCGACAGCAGCCTGATCTTCAGTCCCCTGAGTGAGACGGCCATCGCCTCGTGGAATCCAACGACCAACCAGCAGTCGGTGCTGGCTTTCGATCGCGATCAGCTGCAGTTTGTGGCGGATATCACCACCACCAAATCGGAGCCGGGAGTTATCTATGCCATAGCCTCGAAGTTCCATCGCTTCTTCCTCAAGAACCTGAATGCCAATGAGTTCAACAACCGCATTGTTAGGCTGGAACTGCCCGCCGGCAACTCGCTGCTGGGTCATCGAGTCGCCCTGcccgcaccacccactcacaaCAGTTTGTTGAACTACGGCGTCTACAATACTCACGGCCAGGCCTCGACGAATGCCTTGCAAACGTACTTCACCAGTCCGGCGCTGACCACGCCCTTTACCACCAAGTCGCCCTTCAAGTTCGAGACCGGCGGCATCGTCAACTACGCTGCTCGCAATCCGTTCACCGCCCTGAACCAGGGAGAGGCCTTCCCGCCCAGCAAGGCGACCAGGGACAACTACCAGCGGTCCTATTTGGACACCCTGGTGGGCACCACCGCTCCGGCGGCCACCACCCGAGTGGTTTCGGTGCCACCCACCGCCTTCAGCAGCCGCCACAGTGGCTACTACTATCAGCGGTCCACGCGGTCGGTGGATCAGCAGTGA